The Actinomadura sp. WMMB 499 genome includes a window with the following:
- a CDS encoding helix-turn-helix transcriptional regulator, protein MREAKGIKQETIAHLTNMSVAQVSRIENGKRRASRSFTDIIDDHLEAGGALIALWNDLNKDGHPVPVWFDWPKIEADAAMLVSWEPMLITGLAQTRAYASALLAGNEEAVEARLSRQAILTRDDGRDSPTLSLLIDEQALHRQVGDAETMKGQLEHLISLSMLSNVTVQVVLGNGEHDGNMGAFVVATMDDRSEVAYVESAVRPITTDDPADLSVLARTLFALRSRALNEDMSRELIRKVVQEKWT, encoded by the coding sequence ATGCGGGAAGCCAAGGGCATCAAGCAGGAGACCATCGCCCACCTCACGAACATGAGCGTTGCTCAGGTCAGCCGCATCGAGAACGGCAAGAGACGAGCCAGTCGGTCTTTCACCGACATCATCGATGACCACCTGGAAGCAGGCGGAGCGCTCATCGCACTCTGGAACGATCTGAACAAGGACGGCCACCCGGTACCCGTCTGGTTCGACTGGCCCAAGATCGAGGCGGACGCCGCCATGCTGGTCTCCTGGGAGCCCATGCTCATCACCGGCCTCGCCCAGACCCGTGCCTACGCTTCCGCTCTACTGGCGGGCAACGAAGAGGCGGTAGAGGCTCGGCTGAGCCGCCAGGCGATCCTCACCCGTGACGACGGGAGGGACTCACCGACGCTCTCCCTGCTCATCGACGAGCAAGCACTCCACCGTCAGGTCGGCGACGCCGAGACGATGAAGGGGCAGCTCGAGCACCTGATCAGTCTCAGTATGTTGTCCAACGTCACGGTTCAAGTAGTGTTGGGAAACGGAGAACATGACGGCAACATGGGCGCGTTCGTTGTCGCGACCATGGACGACCGAAGCGAGGTCGCTTACGTCGAGTCGGCTGTACGGCCGATCACGACCGATGACCCCGCAGACCTGTCCGTCCTAGCGCGCACCCTGTTTGCACTCCGTTCGCGAGCCCTCAACGAGGATATGTCTCGCGAACTGATTAGAAAGGTGGTCCAAGAGAAATGGACCTGA
- a CDS encoding DUF397 domain-containing protein, producing MDLRNAKWRKSTYTGSNGGNCVELAGLPGTVAVRDSKDPDGPVLLLSRTALREAVRAASDER from the coding sequence ATGGACCTGAGGAACGCCAAGTGGCGTAAGAGCACTTACACGGGATCCAACGGCGGCAACTGCGTCGAACTGGCGGGGCTCCCCGGCACGGTCGCCGTCCGGGACAGCAAGGACCCGGACGGGCCGGTCCTGCTCCTCTCCCGTACCGCCCTCCGCGAGGCCGTCCGGGCGGCCTCGGACGAGCGCTGA